The nucleotide sequence TCGAACGCCTGCAGGGCGTAGAGCCAGGCCAGCTTGTCGCCCTCCAGGGTCTGCACCATGAGCCGGATCTTGGTGTACAGGCCCAGATCGGCGCCTTCCCACGAGTCCAGGTTGCGTTCGTCCGACGAGGCCATGTCGTACAGCACGACGAACACGCTGGACTCCGGCTCCTCGACGACCATCGCCAGCGCGCCCTCCCAGCCCAGGTCCTCGCCGCCGAACGTCAGCCGCCAACCCGGCAGCCAACCGGTGCCGGCGACGGGGGAGGAGGGGCAGCGCTGCAACATCTGCGCCGGGTCCATGTTGGACCCGTACGCCGCATAGAGAGCCATGTTGCGCAGCCTATCGGCACATCAGCCGTCGGCCGACGCCGCCGGAGGTGGTCGGCATTCGCGGACCGTGTCCGGCGAAAGGGGCCGCGTCAACGCCGGGAGGCGCCTGCGACATGGCAGGATCGGCCGCGTGGCAGACCAGGTGCAGCAGATCACCGTGCAGCGGATCCTCGGCCCGACGAACGCTGCGGCGCAGGGCGACCGGGAACGTCCGGTCACGTTGTGGCGGAACCCGATGCTGATCGAATTCCCCGAGCACACCGCCCCGGTGGCCTCGGTGATCATCCCGGTGCACGGGCAGTGGACGGTGACGCAGGACTGCCTGCAGTCGCTGTCCCGCCTGCACTCGAGCACGCCGTTCGAGGTCGTCGTCGTCGACGACTGCTCGCCGGACGACACGGCTGACGAACTCGCGGCCATCCCGGGCCTGCGTCACGTCCGGACCGGGCGCAACACCGGTTTCGTCGGCGCGTGCAACCTCGGCGCCGAGCACGCCCGCGGCTCGGTCCTGGTCTTCCTGAACAACGACACGCTGGTGCACCATCGTTGGCTGGACGTGCTGGTCGAGACCCTCGACCAGGACCCGACGATCGGGTTGGTGGGCTCGCTGCTGATGTACCCGGACGGGCTGGTCCAGGAGTCGGGCGGCATCATCTTCCAGGACGGCTCCGGCCACAACTTCGGGCGGCGTTGGTGGCCCGAGAACTCGGCCATCCGGGGGACGCGTGAGGTCGACTACTGCTCCGGAGCCTCCATCGCAGTGCGGCGCGCCCTTTTCGAGGAGCTGGGTGGTTTCGACATCCGTTACGCACCAGCGTATTACGAAGATGTCGACCTCTGCTTCGGAATCCGCAGTCTCGGCTACCGGGTCGTCGTGCAGCCGGAGTCGGTGCTCACCCATCTCGAGGGCGTCAGCAACGGCAGGGACGACACCGGGGGTCTGAAGAGGTTCCAGCGGGTCAACCGTGCCGCCTTCCTGCGGAAGTGGCGGAAGGAACTGGTGGTCAACGGCCCGAACGACGGTCCGGCGTCGGTGTGG is from Nakamurella sp. PAMC28650 and encodes:
- a CDS encoding gamma-glutamylcyclotransferase family protein; amino-acid sequence: MALYAAYGSNMDPAQMLQRCPSSPVAGTGWLPGWRLTFGGEDLGWEGALAMVVEEPESSVFVVLYDMASSDERNLDSWEGADLGLYTKIRLMVQTLEGDKLAWLYALQAFEGGVPSARYLGVIADAAEAADAPTEYVAQMRRRPCRSNGT